The Bdellovibrionales bacterium genome has a window encoding:
- a CDS encoding HAMP domain-containing protein, translated as MSGSSLPLEKGKTKLLRSKKKATASHSNLKETPIPQSAEMSPEESIHRRNGRGQKKISHYSYSAGSAATLVPTSERDQLRALLQMVKAVRQGNFDVHYSAATDGLISEVGEVLNDIVEINRNMAEEFLRVSKMVGQEGRMNERATIGIVKGAWATTVESFNTIIGDLVQPTNEFARVITSVAKGDLSQKMSLEIDGRPVKGEFYRIGTTVNLMTDQLNSFASEVTRVAKEVGTEGKLGGQADVKGASGIWKDLTDNVNQLAGNLTSQVRNIAKVTTAVAKGDLSQKITVDAKGEVYELKNTINVMVDQLSSFAAEVTRVAKEVGTEGRLGGQADVKGVSGTWKDLTDNVNGLANNLTAQVRNIAKVTTAVANGDLSQKITVDARGEILELKNTINTMVDTLRSFAAEVTRVAKEVGTEGRLGGQADVKGVSGTWRDLTDNVNGLANNLTAQVRNIAKVTTAVANGDLSQKITVDAKGEILELKDTINTMVETLRSFAAEVTRVSKEVGTEGRLGGQADVKGVSGTWKDLTDNVNAMASNLTVQLRDVSKVATAIANGDLGQKITVDVRGEILQIKDVINKMVDQLSSFASEVTRVAKEVGTEGKLGGQADVKGVSGTWKDLTDNVNVLAGNLTNQVRNIAKVTTAVAKGDLSQKITVDARGEILELKSTINTMVDQLSSFAAEVTRVAKEVGTEGKLGGQAQVKGVSGTWKDLTDNVNQLAGNLTSQVRNIAKVTTAVANGDLSQKITVDARGEIFELKNTINTMVDTLRSFSSEVTRVAKEVGTEGKLGGQADVKGVSGTWKDLTDNVNVLAGNLTNQVRNIAKVTTAVAKGDLSQKITVDVKGEILELKNTINTMVDQLNSFAAEVTRVAKEVGTEGKLGGQAEVKGVSGTWKDLTDNVNAMASNLTVQLRDVSKVATSIANGDLGQKITVDAKGEILQIKDVINKMVDQLSSFASEVTRVAKEVGTEGKLGGQADVKGVSGTWKDLTDNVNFMASNLTKQVRGIIKVVTSVANGDLNQKFVLEAKGEVAALAETMNSMVDTLRTFADQVTTVAREVGIEGKLGAQARVPGVAGTWKDLTDNVNFMATNLTSQVRGIIKVVTAVANGDLNQKFVLEAKGEVAALAETINNMTDTLRTFADQVTTVAREVGIEGKLGGQAKVPGAAGTWKDLTDNVNQLAGNLTSQVRAIAEVSTAVTEGDLTRSVTVDAQGEVAALKNNINQMIANLKDTTQKNTEQDWLKTNLAKFSGMMQGQRSITAVAQLIMSELTPLIDAQHGTFFMMEQEDGEPALHLVASYGFTVRKNVASKYKMKEGLVGQCAFEKKQILLTHVPDDYVYVASSLGEAKPLSVVVLPVLFEGELKAVIELASFTRFSPNYLNFLDQLMDSIGVILNMISSSMRTEELLQELQRSNAELEAQAKELEDKAKLLEVKNNEVEQASLSLEEKAEQLSLISKYKSEFLANMSHELRTPLNSLLILSKSLAENKEKNLTSEQVKFANTVYSAGNDLLSLINEILDLSKVEAGKMPIEPREITLSDLAENVEQNFRPVAQHKSLDFSVDISQGVPKQMFTDNNRLHQILKNLLSNAFKFTSEGKVTMMVTLADKHRVFPMDSLNQAKRVLAFSVTDTGIGIPEDKQKLIFEAFQQADGTTSRKYGGTGLGLTISREIALLLGGYIEVHSTPGTGSTFTLYLPQRYKGAAEERTIQKMEVREDIPNLPNDADFGGKKVLLVDDDMRNIFALTSVLEARGMIVSYAENGKVGLQMLQEKSDFDLILMDVMMPEMDGIEATRRIREMQQFQELPIITLTAKAMKGDREKCIEAGASDYITKPVDAQKLLSLMNIWLKKQQTEKSNVH; from the coding sequence ATGTCAGGATCGTCTCTACCTTTGGAAAAAGGTAAAACGAAATTACTTCGCTCTAAAAAGAAAGCGACGGCAAGTCACTCCAATCTTAAGGAAACACCTATTCCTCAGTCCGCCGAGATGTCTCCAGAGGAATCCATTCATCGACGAAACGGTAGAGGTCAGAAGAAAATCAGTCACTACAGTTATAGTGCCGGCAGCGCCGCTACTCTTGTTCCCACTTCCGAGCGAGATCAGCTTCGTGCTCTTCTACAAATGGTGAAAGCCGTTCGGCAAGGAAACTTTGATGTTCATTATTCTGCGGCGACCGATGGATTGATTTCGGAAGTGGGTGAGGTGCTCAACGATATCGTCGAAATTAATAGAAACATGGCGGAAGAATTTTTACGCGTCAGTAAAATGGTGGGCCAGGAAGGTCGAATGAACGAACGTGCGACCATCGGGATTGTGAAAGGCGCATGGGCGACCACGGTGGAATCCTTTAACACGATCATTGGAGATCTTGTTCAGCCAACGAATGAATTCGCACGGGTGATCACTTCAGTGGCCAAAGGAGATTTGTCTCAGAAAATGTCATTGGAGATAGATGGGCGCCCGGTCAAAGGGGAGTTTTATCGTATCGGTACGACAGTGAATTTGATGACGGACCAGTTGAACTCCTTCGCATCAGAGGTGACTCGAGTGGCGAAAGAGGTGGGAACCGAGGGAAAACTCGGTGGACAGGCTGACGTGAAAGGGGCTTCTGGAATTTGGAAAGATCTTACAGATAACGTGAATCAGCTCGCCGGGAATTTAACTTCTCAGGTTCGTAACATCGCTAAAGTGACCACGGCGGTGGCGAAAGGCGATTTATCACAAAAAATTACGGTGGATGCAAAGGGCGAGGTCTACGAACTTAAAAATACCATCAACGTCATGGTGGATCAGTTGTCGTCTTTCGCTGCAGAGGTGACTCGGGTGGCGAAGGAAGTGGGAACCGAAGGCCGCCTCGGTGGACAAGCGGATGTTAAAGGTGTTTCAGGAACCTGGAAAGATTTAACTGACAACGTGAATGGTCTTGCAAACAATTTGACTGCTCAGGTTCGTAATATCGCGAAAGTGACGACCGCTGTTGCTAATGGCGATTTATCACAAAAAATTACTGTCGACGCTCGCGGAGAAATCTTAGAGTTAAAAAACACGATCAATACCATGGTGGATACGCTTCGTTCCTTCGCCGCAGAGGTGACTCGGGTGGCGAAAGAAGTGGGAACCGAAGGCCGCCTCGGTGGACAAGCGGATGTCAAAGGCGTTTCGGGAACATGGCGCGATCTCACAGATAATGTGAATGGTCTTGCAAACAATTTGACCGCCCAGGTTCGTAACATCGCGAAAGTGACGACGGCGGTGGCCAATGGCGATTTGTCTCAGAAAATCACCGTGGATGCGAAAGGGGAAATCCTTGAGCTCAAAGACACCATCAATACGATGGTGGAAACTCTTCGCTCTTTCGCCGCAGAAGTCACGCGTGTTTCGAAGGAAGTGGGAACCGAAGGCCGCCTGGGTGGGCAAGCCGATGTGAAAGGTGTTTCTGGAACTTGGAAAGATCTCACAGATAACGTGAATGCGATGGCCTCAAACTTAACAGTTCAACTTCGCGACGTTTCTAAGGTTGCGACGGCCATTGCCAACGGAGATCTCGGACAGAAGATTACAGTGGATGTTCGCGGAGAGATCTTACAGATTAAAGACGTGATTAATAAGATGGTGGATCAGTTATCATCGTTCGCTTCGGAAGTGACTCGGGTGGCGAAAGAGGTGGGAACCGAAGGAAAACTGGGTGGACAGGCGGATGTGAAAGGTGTTTCTGGAACTTGGAAAGATTTAACAGATAACGTGAATGTCCTTGCGGGGAATTTAACCAACCAGGTTCGGAATATCGCAAAGGTGACGACCGCAGTTGCAAAAGGTGATTTATCCCAAAAAATTACGGTGGACGCTCGTGGAGAGATCCTCGAACTGAAGAGCACGATCAATACCATGGTGGATCAGTTGTCCTCATTTGCCGCAGAGGTGACACGTGTTGCAAAAGAAGTGGGAACTGAGGGAAAACTCGGTGGACAAGCGCAGGTGAAGGGGGTTTCTGGAACTTGGAAAGATCTCACGGACAACGTGAATCAACTCGCCGGAAACTTAACGTCACAGGTTCGTAACATTGCCAAGGTCACCACCGCGGTCGCGAACGGTGATTTATCCCAGAAAATTACGGTGGATGCCCGTGGTGAAATCTTCGAACTCAAAAATACAATCAATACCATGGTGGATACACTTCGCTCTTTCTCCTCGGAAGTGACTCGCGTGGCGAAAGAAGTGGGAACCGAAGGAAAGCTGGGTGGGCAAGCCGATGTGAAAGGGGTTTCCGGGACATGGAAAGATTTAACAGACAACGTGAACGTTCTTGCTGGTAACTTAACGAACCAAGTTCGAAATATTGCCAAGGTCACCACCGCGGTTGCAAAGGGCGATTTATCTCAGAAGATCACGGTGGATGTTAAAGGAGAAATCCTCGAGCTTAAAAATACGATTAACACCATGGTCGATCAGTTGAACTCCTTCGCCGCGGAAGTGACTCGCGTGGCGAAAGAGGTGGGAACCGAAGGTAAACTTGGGGGCCAAGCCGAAGTGAAAGGCGTTTCTGGAACTTGGAAAGATCTCACAGACAACGTGAACGCGATGGCCTCAAACTTAACAGTTCAACTTCGCGACGTTTCTAAAGTTGCAACCTCCATTGCTAATGGAGATCTGGGGCAAAAGATCACTGTGGATGCTAAAGGCGAAATTCTTCAGATCAAAGATGTGATCAATAAGATGGTTGATCAGTTATCATCGTTCGCTTCGGAAGTGACTCGGGTGGCGAAAGAGGTGGGAACCGAAGGAAAACTGGGTGGACAGGCGGATGTGAAAGGTGTTTCTGGAACTTGGAAGGATCTTACTGATAACGTGAACTTTATGGCCTCAAACCTGACGAAACAGGTTCGCGGAATTATTAAAGTGGTCACTTCGGTTGCTAACGGAGATTTAAATCAAAAGTTCGTTCTCGAAGCAAAAGGGGAAGTGGCGGCCCTCGCAGAAACAATGAATTCCATGGTCGATACTTTAAGAACATTTGCCGATCAAGTGACTACGGTCGCACGCGAAGTGGGTATCGAAGGAAAGCTTGGAGCGCAAGCACGCGTGCCGGGTGTTGCAGGAACTTGGAAAGATCTCACGGATAACGTGAACTTTATGGCGACCAACCTTACGTCCCAAGTGCGAGGGATTATTAAGGTCGTGACGGCAGTCGCTAACGGGGATTTGAATCAAAAGTTCGTTCTCGAAGCGAAAGGGGAAGTGGCCGCTCTCGCAGAAACGATCAATAACATGACCGACACTTTAAGAACATTTGCCGATCAGGTGACCACAGTGGCTCGCGAGGTGGGAATTGAAGGAAAGCTCGGGGGTCAGGCGAAAGTTCCAGGTGCCGCAGGAACATGGAAAGATTTAACGGATAACGTGAATCAGCTCGCAGGAAATTTGACGTCTCAGGTTCGCGCGATTGCAGAGGTGTCCACGGCGGTGACCGAAGGAGATTTAACTCGATCTGTGACAGTGGATGCGCAGGGAGAGGTTGCCGCTCTTAAAAATAATATTAACCAGATGATCGCGAATTTAAAGGATACGACTCAGAAAAACACCGAGCAGGATTGGTTAAAGACCAACCTCGCGAAGTTTTCGGGAATGATGCAAGGTCAAAGAAGCATCACTGCGGTCGCTCAGCTCATTATGTCTGAACTGACTCCGTTGATTGATGCGCAACACGGTACATTTTTTATGATGGAGCAAGAGGACGGTGAGCCGGCTCTCCATCTTGTGGCAAGCTATGGCTTTACGGTCCGTAAAAATGTGGCGAGTAAATATAAAATGAAAGAGGGCCTTGTAGGTCAGTGTGCCTTTGAGAAAAAGCAGATTTTACTGACTCATGTTCCCGATGATTACGTTTACGTTGCATCGAGCCTCGGTGAGGCGAAACCATTGAGCGTTGTGGTTCTGCCCGTTCTCTTCGAAGGTGAATTGAAGGCGGTGATTGAACTTGCGTCGTTTACGCGATTCTCTCCGAACTATTTGAATTTTTTAGATCAATTGATGGATTCGATTGGCGTTATCTTAAATATGATCTCAAGCTCTATGAGAACGGAAGAACTCCTCCAAGAGCTTCAAAGATCTAATGCCGAGCTCGAAGCTCAAGCTAAGGAGTTGGAAGACAAGGCGAAGCTTCTTGAAGTGAAGAATAACGAAGTCGAGCAAGCCAGTTTGTCTCTGGAGGAGAAAGCCGAGCAGCTGTCCTTGATTTCGAAGTACAAGTCGGAATTCCTTGCCAACATGTCCCATGAGTTACGCACGCCGCTCAACAGTCTTTTAATTTTGTCGAAGTCTCTCGCCGAAAATAAAGAGAAGAATCTGACGAGCGAGCAGGTGAAGTTTGCCAACACGGTTTACTCCGCGGGCAACGATCTTCTGTCTCTCATCAACGAGATCCTTGATCTTTCTAAGGTGGAGGCTGGAAAAATGCCGATCGAGCCTCGAGAGATCACTCTCAGCGATCTCGCAGAAAATGTGGAGCAAAACTTCCGCCCTGTGGCTCAACATAAATCTCTGGATTTCTCTGTGGACATTTCGCAGGGAGTTCCTAAGCAGATGTTCACTGATAATAATCGTTTACATCAGATTTTAAAGAATCTCTTATCCAATGCGTTTAAGTTTACGTCGGAAGGAAAGGTCACGATGATGGTGACTTTAGCGGATAAGCACCGAGTCTTTCCGATGGATAGCTTAAATCAAGCGAAACGAGTATTGGCGTTCTCAGTGACTGATACGGGTATTGGAATTCCCGAAGATAAACAAAAACTGATCTTTGAGGCCTTTCAGCAAGCCGATGGAACCACCAGTCGCAAATACGGTGGAACCGGTCTTGGGTTAACCATCAGTCGCGAGATCGCTCTGTTATTGGGAGGATATATTGAAGTGCATAGCACGCCGGGAACCGGTAGTACTTTTACGCTTTACTTGCCTCAGCGCTACAAAGGAGCGGCTGAAGAGCGAACTATCCAAAAAATGGAAGTGAGAGAAGATATTCCCAATTTGCCGAATGATGCGGATTTCGGAGGGAAAAAAGTTCTCCTCGTGGACGATGACATGAGAAACATTTTTGCTTTAACCAGCGTGCTCGAGGCTCGTGGTATGATTGTCAGCTACGCCGAGAATGGAAAGGTCGGCTTGCAAATGCTTCAAGAGAAATCGGATTTCGATTTGATTTTGATGGATGTGATGATGCCCGAGATGGACGGAATCGAAGCCACCCGTCGCATTCGTGAGATGCAACAGTTCCAAGAGCTTCCGATAATTACTTTAACTGCCAAAGCCATGAAAGGGGATCGTGAGAAGTGCATCGAAGCCGGTGCTTCCGATTACATCACCAAGCCGGTTGACGCGCAAAAATTGCTATCATTGATGAATATTTGGCTTAAAAAACAGCAGACTGAGAAGAGCAATGTCCATTGA
- a CDS encoding glutathione-dependent formaldehyde dehydrogenase: protein MKALCWEGKHSIQVKNVKDPRILNPHDAIIKVTTAAICGSDLHLYDGYIPTMQKGDIMGHETMGEVVEVGPMVSTVKVGDKIVIPFDIACGHCSHCSDDEYSFCENTNPNAVIADTMYAHGGSALFGYSHIYGGYAGGQAEFIRVPFVDTNSLVIPAGIPDEKVLFLSDIFPTGYMAAENANIKRGDTVAIWGAGPVGQMAIRSAFMLGAERVISIDHYEGRLKMARDAGAETINFDEGDGILDEINYRTGGIGPDSCIDAVGLEAHGHTVTALLDRVKAATFMATDRPDALRQAIQSCRKGGTVSIPGVYGGLLDKVPFGAAFGKGLTFKMGQTHTQKYMKPLLDRILNEEIDPSFVITHKIKIDQSPEAYKTFNDKKDDCIKVIIDMH from the coding sequence ATGAAAGCACTATGTTGGGAAGGAAAACACTCCATCCAAGTTAAAAATGTGAAAGACCCTCGAATTCTTAATCCGCACGATGCCATTATCAAAGTGACCACGGCCGCCATTTGTGGATCGGATCTCCATCTTTATGATGGTTATATTCCGACGATGCAAAAGGGCGATATCATGGGTCATGAAACTATGGGAGAAGTTGTCGAAGTCGGACCAATGGTGTCCACCGTCAAAGTTGGAGATAAAATTGTCATCCCTTTTGATATCGCTTGTGGTCACTGTTCTCACTGTAGTGATGATGAATATTCTTTTTGTGAGAACACCAATCCCAACGCAGTGATTGCCGATACGATGTACGCGCATGGTGGATCAGCTCTTTTTGGATATTCGCACATCTACGGAGGATATGCCGGCGGTCAGGCTGAATTCATTCGCGTTCCTTTTGTGGATACGAACTCATTGGTCATTCCTGCGGGAATTCCCGATGAGAAAGTCTTATTCCTGAGTGATATTTTTCCGACCGGTTACATGGCTGCAGAGAATGCAAATATTAAACGTGGAGATACCGTTGCGATCTGGGGCGCTGGTCCCGTGGGTCAAATGGCAATCCGTTCTGCATTTATGTTAGGGGCAGAAAGAGTGATCAGTATAGACCATTACGAAGGGCGATTAAAAATGGCACGAGACGCTGGGGCGGAGACCATCAACTTTGACGAGGGTGACGGGATTCTCGACGAAATCAACTATCGCACAGGTGGCATCGGACCTGACTCCTGTATTGATGCCGTCGGACTTGAAGCCCATGGGCATACCGTGACGGCTCTTCTTGATCGAGTGAAGGCGGCCACTTTTATGGCGACCGATCGTCCCGATGCTCTACGCCAAGCCATTCAAAGCTGTCGCAAGGGGGGAACCGTATCGATTCCCGGCGTCTACGGTGGTCTCCTCGACAAAGTCCCTTTTGGCGCGGCTTTCGGAAAGGGGCTGACGTTTAAGATGGGTCAGACTCACACTCAGAAATATATGAAGCCTTTGCTCGATCGAATTCTCAATGAAGAGATCGATCCGTCATTTGTGATCACTCATAAGATAAAAATCGATCAAAGTCCCGAAGCGTACAAAACGTTTAACGATAAAAAAGATGACTGCATTAAAGTCATTATCGATATGCACTAG
- a CDS encoding response regulator: MSIDGKVNILLVDDHEEGLLSLEAVLRRPNYNLVKASSGNEALSAVLKYDFAVILMDVQMPGMDGFETVSLIKQRERSKDIPIIFVTAINKEEEFVHRGYQSGAVDYIFKPFDAFILDLKVAAFVELYLKNRQLREQAELIRQSEVRDRARQITTLQLDGLKRYRHLADSIPHIIWKFQSDGTLDYCNRVWTDYSGLTLEQSSGSGWQLAIFPEDLSHILEKFSSDALGATNFEAECRLLRNEDNSYRWHILRGVLDPYVTGESGSWVVTCTDIDDMKNIEKDLIRAKEESLAANQAKSNFLANMSHEIRTPLGVVLGFSELLAAPEISSADRDLYLATIQKNGELLSRLIGDVLDLSKIEAGHIQIERAPFSLPDFLFNSIQSFQHQAEEKGIRLSATLETSIPTVINSDPMRLRQIMMNVVGNAIKFTEKGEVKIQVKATKNAQGQGLLQIAVTDEGLGITEEQAAKLFKPFIQADSSTTRKYGGTGLGLALSRKLANKLGGDVVLSESALNKGSTFIITLDTGSLNDIKFVDRVGTLHREDTPVPRLVGDLLSGVKVLLAEDSPDNQTLISHFLSLAGAKVQLADNGQQAVDLALDGNFDIVLMDIQMPVLDGYQATRQLRSLNYVKPILALTAHALKEERERSLAAGCDDHLTKPVHREQLLQRIAQHCRRAPTEMREMN, translated from the coding sequence ATGTCCATTGATGGTAAAGTGAACATTCTCCTCGTGGATGATCACGAGGAGGGCTTGCTCTCGCTCGAGGCCGTACTTCGCCGACCCAATTACAATTTGGTCAAAGCAAGTAGTGGGAACGAAGCGCTCTCCGCTGTTTTAAAGTATGATTTTGCAGTCATTCTGATGGATGTGCAGATGCCTGGCATGGATGGTTTTGAAACGGTGAGTTTAATCAAGCAACGTGAGCGATCAAAAGATATTCCTATCATCTTTGTGACTGCGATTAACAAGGAAGAAGAATTTGTTCATCGAGGGTATCAGTCGGGCGCCGTTGATTATATATTTAAACCTTTTGATGCATTTATTTTAGATCTTAAAGTTGCGGCTTTCGTTGAACTTTATCTTAAAAATCGACAGCTCCGCGAACAGGCGGAATTGATTCGTCAGAGCGAAGTTCGCGATCGTGCTCGGCAAATCACCACACTTCAACTGGATGGACTTAAGAGATATCGTCATCTCGCTGACTCCATTCCACATATTATATGGAAGTTTCAATCCGATGGCACTTTAGATTATTGCAACCGGGTATGGACGGATTACTCGGGTCTCACTTTAGAGCAGAGCAGTGGTAGTGGCTGGCAGTTGGCGATTTTTCCCGAAGATTTATCCCACATCCTCGAGAAATTCTCGAGCGACGCTTTGGGCGCCACAAATTTCGAAGCCGAGTGCCGACTTTTGCGTAACGAGGACAATAGTTATCGCTGGCATATTTTACGCGGAGTTCTTGACCCCTACGTCACCGGGGAGTCGGGCTCTTGGGTCGTCACTTGTACCGACATCGACGACATGAAGAACATCGAAAAGGATTTGATTCGCGCCAAGGAAGAGTCCCTGGCCGCGAATCAAGCTAAAAGTAATTTTCTGGCGAACATGAGTCATGAGATTCGAACCCCCTTAGGAGTGGTGCTCGGATTTTCTGAACTATTGGCGGCGCCAGAGATCAGTTCCGCCGATCGAGATCTTTATCTCGCCACCATCCAGAAAAATGGCGAGCTGTTGTCACGACTCATCGGTGATGTTCTAGATCTTTCGAAGATTGAGGCTGGACACATTCAGATCGAAAGGGCGCCTTTTTCATTACCGGATTTTCTTTTTAATTCCATTCAATCTTTTCAGCATCAGGCCGAGGAGAAAGGCATTCGACTCTCGGCCACTCTAGAGACATCCATTCCGACCGTGATAAATTCAGATCCCATGCGCCTCAGACAGATCATGATGAATGTTGTCGGTAACGCCATAAAATTTACCGAAAAGGGCGAAGTTAAGATTCAGGTGAAGGCCACAAAAAACGCACAAGGTCAGGGATTGCTGCAAATCGCCGTGACCGATGAGGGGCTAGGGATCACCGAGGAGCAGGCCGCGAAATTATTTAAACCCTTTATTCAGGCGGACAGTTCGACGACGAGAAAATATGGGGGGACCGGGTTGGGACTTGCGCTCTCTCGAAAATTGGCCAACAAGCTGGGTGGCGATGTCGTGCTGAGTGAAAGTGCTCTTAATAAGGGAAGTACTTTTATTATTACTCTGGATACGGGATCGCTCAACGATATAAAGTTTGTGGATCGTGTAGGTACCCTTCATCGCGAGGATACGCCGGTGCCTCGACTAGTCGGAGATCTCTTAAGCGGAGTGAAAGTGTTATTGGCCGAAGACTCCCCAGACAATCAAACATTAATCTCTCACTTTTTGAGTCTCGCGGGCGCCAAGGTTCAGCTCGCTGACAATGGTCAACAGGCTGTAGATCTCGCCTTAGATGGTAATTTTGATATTGTGCTCATGGATATTCAAATGCCTGTTCTCGACGGTTATCAGGCGACACGACAGCTTCGGAGTTTAAATTATGTGAAACCTATTTTAGCACTGACGGCCCACGCGCTCAAAGAGGAGCGGGAGCGCAGCCTGGCGGCGGGGTGCGATGATCATCTGACTAAGCCGGTCCATCGGGAACAGTTACTTCAACGGATTGCTCAGCATTGTCGCCGGGCGCCCACAGAAATGAGAGAAATGAATTGA
- a CDS encoding response regulator, with protein MKTEVNLNNSPSRIQDENLSLRKKIGILEAENAELRCSLSETRDLLSISGSIGYWDWNAETGYADISETLMNDWGIDPSSYKHSLEESLARIHRDDRDRIWDEIQKATFQNLPYDVEYRVVRPSGEIIWINAKGRAYCNKLGKPYRLTGITINVTEKKRAAENLKEAKDEAERANKVKSAFLANMSHEIRTPLGAIIGFTDLLKDSNVTNVERVRFIDTISRNGKALTRIIDDILDLSKVEAGRLEIECVEFSFVVLLDEVIDLFREQMREKQLYLILNINNKVPKLICSDPVRLRQVLVNIIGNAIKFTSKGGVTISVSSSSDEDWHNFTIDVVDTGIGLTHDQREKLFEPFAQAETSTNRRFGGTGLGLALSRRLARALGGDIQIRENIKKSGSTFSITFKARGPKSNKSPFKIAMPQDFIPDLCGVNILLAEDCPDNQYIIKKILEKTGANVEVVSNGVQVLERTNEKNFDIVLMDIQMPLMDGYEATRILRGSGYSKPIVALTAHAMAEERELTHSVGCNGHLTKPINSTELFSTLSDHVKGCQNPFPADP; from the coding sequence ATGAAGACCGAGGTAAACCTCAACAATTCTCCTTCTCGAATTCAAGATGAAAATCTTAGTTTGAGGAAGAAAATAGGTATTCTCGAAGCAGAAAATGCTGAGCTACGTTGTTCGTTAAGTGAGACTAGGGATCTCCTAAGTATCTCAGGAAGTATAGGTTATTGGGACTGGAACGCGGAAACGGGTTACGCCGACATCAGCGAGACTCTGATGAATGATTGGGGGATTGATCCGTCGAGCTATAAACATTCATTAGAAGAATCTCTCGCTCGAATTCATCGGGATGATCGAGATCGGATCTGGGACGAAATTCAGAAGGCGACCTTTCAAAATCTTCCCTACGATGTCGAGTATCGCGTCGTGAGACCCAGCGGAGAAATCATCTGGATCAATGCGAAGGGCAGAGCTTATTGCAATAAACTCGGTAAGCCCTACCGTCTTACTGGAATAACAATAAATGTGACCGAGAAAAAACGAGCCGCCGAAAATTTAAAGGAAGCGAAAGACGAGGCCGAACGGGCCAACAAGGTTAAATCGGCTTTTCTCGCAAATATGAGCCACGAGATTCGCACTCCCCTCGGAGCCATAATAGGATTTACAGATTTATTAAAGGATTCCAATGTTACAAACGTCGAAAGAGTTCGTTTTATTGATACCATTTCTCGTAACGGCAAGGCGCTGACTCGTATTATCGACGATATTTTAGATTTATCTAAGGTAGAGGCGGGCCGCCTAGAAATTGAATGTGTGGAGTTTTCATTTGTAGTACTGCTAGACGAAGTCATTGATCTTTTTCGCGAACAGATGCGGGAGAAGCAGTTGTATTTGATTTTGAACATCAATAATAAAGTCCCAAAATTAATCTGCTCTGACCCCGTTAGGCTGCGGCAGGTATTGGTGAACATTATCGGCAATGCGATTAAGTTTACATCCAAGGGAGGAGTAACTATTTCCGTGAGCTCTTCCTCAGACGAGGATTGGCATAATTTTACGATTGACGTGGTTGACACGGGAATTGGCCTTACTCACGATCAAAGAGAAAAATTGTTTGAGCCCTTCGCGCAGGCTGAGACAAGTACCAATCGGAGATTTGGTGGAACCGGGCTAGGTTTAGCTCTTTCGCGTAGGTTAGCTCGAGCTTTGGGTGGAGATATTCAAATTCGGGAAAATATAAAGAAATCGGGGAGCACATTTTCAATTACTTTTAAGGCGAGAGGACCAAAGAGCAATAAAAGCCCTTTTAAAATCGCAATGCCTCAAGATTTTATTCCAGATCTTTGTGGCGTGAACATCCTGTTAGCCGAGGATTGTCCTGACAATCAGTATATTATTAAAAAAATTCTAGAAAAAACTGGCGCTAACGTTGAAGTTGTCAGTAATGGGGTGCAAGTTTTAGAGAGAACGAATGAAAAGAACTTTGATATTGTTCTTATGGATATTCAAATGCCACTGATGGATGGTTATGAAGCCACTCGAATTTTGCGAGGGTCAGGCTACAGTAAACCTATTGTCGCTTTAACTGCCCATGCTATGGCCGAGGAGCGAGAACTCACTCATTCGGTCGGATGCAACGGACATCTAACTAAGCCTATCAACAGTACAGAACTTTTCAGCACCCTCTCGGACCATGTCAAAGGTTGTCAAAATCCCTTTCCCGCTGATCCGTAG